A segment of the Corynebacterium liangguodongii genome:
TTTCTACAGTCTTATTCGCCACGCAAAATGCGGCTGATGTAGCGAGCCACCGTGGCAACCTTTTGAATCGTACCCGGGTAGTCCATGTGGGTCGGACCGACCACCCCGAGGCCGCCGAGCGCCTCGGCCGTGCCATATGCGGTAGAAACAACCGCAGCGCGGGAAAATTCCTCATCCTCCATCTCGCGGCCGATGCGCACGTTGATGCGCTCGAGCTCCTGGGCGCCGGCGAGCAGCTTGAGCACCACGACCTGCTCTTCGAGCGCGGCGATGACGCTGCGCAGGTCCGAGCCGTGGGCGCCGTTGCTCATGCTCAGGTTCGCCGCGCCGGCGATGAGGATGCGATCGCTCGACCGCTCAACCAAGGTATCAATAAGCACCGCGGTGGCGCGCTCCACCGCGTCCCGGATCGCCACCGGGGCACCTGCGGAGAGACGGGCGAGGGAGGCCGAAGCTTCCGCCATCGTCGCCCCGACAAGCACTCCGTTGAGCGTGTCGCGCAGCAGCCGGACCTCGCTGTCGCACAGCTCGGCTGCGAGCTCGACGTTGCGCTGATCCACCCTGCCCGAGTCCGTGATGAGCACCAGCAGAAGGCGGGTCGGGCTAAGCGCGACGACCTCGCAGTGCTTGACCCGGGAGACCTCGAGCGTGGGAAGCTGCACCACCGCGGCCTGGTTCGTGAGCTGGGCGAGCAACTGCACGGAGCGCCGCAGGACGTCTTCAAGGTCGGTCCCGCTCTCGAGGAAGCCTAAGATGGCGCGGCGCTCGGGCGCAGAGAGCGGCTTGACCTCGTGCAGCGCGTCGACGAAGGCGCGGTAGCCCTTCTCCGTGGGCACGCGGCCCGAGGAGGAGTGCTGCTGCTCGATGAAGCCCTCGCGCTCAAGCGCGGCCATGTCGTTGCGGATAGTTGCCGAGGAGACGGCGAGGTTGTGGCGCTGAACGAGAGTCTTCGACGCCACCGGTTCCTGCAGCGCGATGTAGTCGGCCACGATGGCGCGGAGCACCGCCTGCTTGCGATCTCCTGCCCCACTCATGGCGACCATTCTACCGCGTACCACTCGGCGTCCTACTCGGCGGCCAGGATGTCGGTGACAATGCCGTCGACAAGCAGGCGCCCCGCGTCAGTGACTGTAACCCGCTCGCCCACCGTGAGCAGCCCCCCTTTCGCATGCTTATCGACGACCCCCTCCGCCGCCGCCGGGATCCATTCGCGCGGCACCCCTTCCCGCAGGCGCAGGCCGAGCATGATGCGCTCGAACTCGAGGTCCGCCGCGGTAAGAGTCTCTTCCCCGCCAATCGGCAGCTCACCGCGCTCAAGCGCCGCGGCGTAGCGCTCCGGGCGCTTGACGTTGAAAAACCTGCGCGTGCCCAGCGTCGAATGCGCCCCCGGTCCCGCGCCCCACCAGCTGCCCCCGCGCCAGTAGATGAGGTTGTGCTCGCACTCACCGCCCGGGCGCGCCCAGTTGGAGACCTCGTACCAGCCGAACCCTGCGTCGGCGAGTGTGGAGGCGATGAGCTCGTAGCGCGAGGCATATGCCTCCTCGCGCGGGGCGGGAAGCTCACCGCGACGGATCTTGCGCGCCATCGCAGTGCCATCTTCGACGATGAGCGAATACGCGCTCACGTGGTCGACCCCGGTGGCGAGGATCGCATCCAGGGTGGCGCGTACGTCGTCGTCCGTCTCCGTCGGGGTTCCGTAGATCATGTCGAGGTTGACGTGGCCAAAGCCTGCCGCGAGCGCCTCCCCCGCGGCGGCGGCCGCACGCCCAGGGGTGTGTGCGCGTTCCAGCACGCGGAGAACCGGCGCTGAGGCCGACTGCATCCCCAGTGAGATGCGGGTAAAACCGGCCTCGAGCAGCCCCTCGAAGTAGGCGGGGCTGGTCGATTCGGGGTTGGATTCGGTGGTGACCTCGGCGCCGGGGCGCAGGCCGACGTGCTCGCGCACCATGTCCATAATCCGCCCCAGGCCGTCCGCGCCGAGCAAAGAGGGGGTGCCACCGCCGATAAAGACGGTATCCGCCGGGCCGATTTCGGCGAGCTCAAGCTCGCGGCCGAGGGCGCGCAGGTACTGCTCGTGGGAGGTCTCTGCCTCCGTCGGCGTGTAGGTGTTGAAGTCGCAGTACCCGCACCTCGTGGCGCAGAAGGGAACGTGGATGTAGAGGCCGAACATGGGCCCCTAACTTACGCGCCCCGGCGCGAGCGCTTCGCGGCGACCTTGGCCACCACGGCGTCGATACGCGCGCGCTCGGCAAGGAAGGCCGGCGGATTCGTACCGCGCATCGTGCGCACGAAGGCAGGGTGGTCGATGCAGACCGTCTCCATCCAGCCGTCGACCGCCGCCTCGACGAGGTCGCCGACACGGGAATAGAGGTGGGGCAGGCTCACCGCGCCGAGCTCCCGGGCCACCATGTCCGTCTGCTCGAGGGTAAAGCTGACGATTTCCGTGAGGTGCTGGACCACAAGGTCGGTGCGGCCCGTGAGTGCATCGCCCAGCGTGCGCACGGAAAACGGCGCAGCGAGCGGGAAGAGGTCCTCGAGCCCCGCGGCATCGAGCAGCTCGGGCTCCGGGATGCGCTCGTCGGCGAGCGCGGCGGCGGAGAGCACCCCTGCGCGCATCCCAGAGGTGAGCGCCTGGCGCAGCCCGATGAGCTCGCCGACGACGCGGCGGGCGTCTTGCCGGGCGTCATCAACAATCTCGGAGAACTCCGCGAGGCAGTCGTCGGTGAGCTCGCCGTCGTAGTCGGCGATCGCCTCGGCGATGTGCTCTATGTATTCGGCAACCTCATCGCCGATGTTGTAGACCTCCTGGGTCAGCTCGCGGTGGCGCAGCACCGCGGCAGTCTTGCGCACTTGTGAGCCCCCTTATGCATGCCTACCCTATGTTGCCAACAACGTCTCATTTCGCTGTGGGCAATGGTATCGCGCCGGGGGCGCAGCAAAGCGGCGGCGCGCCGACGCTAGCGCTGGTAGAGCTTTTCAATCTCCGCGGAGAAGTGATCAACCACCACGTTGCGCTTGATCTTCATCGTCGGGGTCACCTCGTCGTCCTCCTCGCTCAGGTCGCGCTCGAGGATGCGGAACTTCTTAATTTCCTCGGCCTTAGACACCGTCTGGTTGGCCTTATCCACGGCCTCCTGGACGGCGGCGCGCAGCTTGACGTCCTCGCGCAGGTCCGCAACCGTCTTCTCTGCGGCGATCCCGTTCTTCTGTTTCCAGCGCTTGAACTCGTCTTCGTCGATGGTGACAAGCAGCCCCACGAAGGGCCGACCGTCGCCGACGACGATGGCATTGGACAGCAAGGCGTTGGAGGTTAAGACCTCCTCGAGCGGGCCCGGGGAGACGTTCTTGCCACCCGCGGTGACGATGAGGTCCTTCTTGCGCCCGGTGATGCGCACGAACCCGTCGTTGTCGATCTCACCGAAGTCGCCGGTGGAGAACCAGCCGTCCTTCATCGAGGAGGCAGTGGCCTCCGGGTTGTTCCAATACTCCTTGGCCACGCCGTCGCCGGCGATTTCGAGCTCGCCTTCCTCGCTCACGCGCACCGTATAGCCCCGGACGGGGCGGCCCACGGTGCCGATCCGGCAGTTGCCGACATCGTTGACACACGCAGCGGCGGTAGTCTCGGTCAAGCCGTAGCCCTCGTAGATGGACACACCCATGCCGCGGAAGAAGTGCAAGAGGTCCGGACTGATCGCGGAGCCGCCGGAGATGGCGACCAGGACCTCCCCACCCATCGCGGCCTTGACTTTGGAGTAGACGAGCTTGTCAAAGAGCTTGTTCTTCAGCGTGAGCACGAGCCCGGGGCCCTTGTCGGTGTCCTGGGCGCGCGAGTAGTCGATGGCGGCGCGCTCGGCTGCGAGGAAGACTTTCTTGGCCACCTCCGAGCTATCGGCCGCCTGGTTGTAAGCCGCGGACCTGACCTTTTCAAACACGCGGGGCACGCCCAAGAGCAGCGCCGGGTGGGCGCGCTGGAACTCGGTGGTGATGGTGGAGGTATCCGACCAGTGGGACTGGGTAGCGCCGGCGATCATGAGGGTGAAGGTGACAGCGCGCTGCAGCACGTGCGCGAGCGGCAGGAAGGTCACCGCGTGCTTGCCCACCGGATCACCGATCGATCCGACGATGGAGGTGGCCAAAAGCGCACGCGCCTCGTGGTACCA
Coding sequences within it:
- the hrcA gene encoding heat-inducible transcriptional repressor HrcA; this translates as MSGAGDRKQAVLRAIVADYIALQEPVASKTLVQRHNLAVSSATIRNDMAALEREGFIEQQHSSSGRVPTEKGYRAFVDALHEVKPLSAPERRAILGFLESGTDLEDVLRRSVQLLAQLTNQAAVVQLPTLEVSRVKHCEVVALSPTRLLLVLITDSGRVDQRNVELAAELCDSEVRLLRDTLNGVLVGATMAEASASLARLSAGAPVAIRDAVERATAVLIDTLVERSSDRILIAGAANLSMSNGAHGSDLRSVIAALEEQVVVLKLLAGAQELERINVRIGREMEDEEFSRAAVVSTAYGTAEALGGLGVVGPTHMDYPGTIQKVATVARYISRILRGE
- the hemW gene encoding radical SAM family heme chaperone HemW; this translates as MFGLYIHVPFCATRCGYCDFNTYTPTEAETSHEQYLRALGRELELAEIGPADTVFIGGGTPSLLGADGLGRIMDMVREHVGLRPGAEVTTESNPESTSPAYFEGLLEAGFTRISLGMQSASAPVLRVLERAHTPGRAAAAAGEALAAGFGHVNLDMIYGTPTETDDDVRATLDAILATGVDHVSAYSLIVEDGTAMARKIRRGELPAPREEAYASRYELIASTLADAGFGWYEVSNWARPGGECEHNLIYWRGGSWWGAGPGAHSTLGTRRFFNVKRPERYAAALERGELPIGGEETLTAADLEFERIMLGLRLREGVPREWIPAAAEGVVDKHAKGGLLTVGERVTVTDAGRLLVDGIVTDILAAE
- a CDS encoding AMP-dependent synthetase/ligase yields the protein MTINTFTTEADFTLQPEENVISDVIGLSESRPDIILFNKPEGSGWVDVTAADFVAEAYELARGIAAQGVEPGDRVVILSESRYEWTLVDFAILAAGAVTVPIYPSSSEHQIQWILEDSGAKLVFVESAEHARAVDNVLKAAGEASSVARVVTFDGGGVEEIKADGSGVDKSEIGNRVAAITHDSLASIVYTSGTTGRPKGVSLTHLNWYHEARALLATSIVGSIGDPVGKHAVTFLPLAHVLQRAVTFTLMIAGATQSHWSDTSTITTEFQRAHPALLLGVPRVFEKVRSAAYNQAADSSEVAKKVFLAAERAAIDYSRAQDTDKGPGLVLTLKNKLFDKLVYSKVKAAMGGEVLVAISGGSAISPDLLHFFRGMGVSIYEGYGLTETTAAACVNDVGNCRIGTVGRPVRGYTVRVSEEGELEIAGDGVAKEYWNNPEATASSMKDGWFSTGDFGEIDNDGFVRITGRKKDLIVTAGGKNVSPGPLEEVLTSNALLSNAIVVGDGRPFVGLLVTIDEDEFKRWKQKNGIAAEKTVADLREDVKLRAAVQEAVDKANQTVSKAEEIKKFRILERDLSEEDDEVTPTMKIKRNVVVDHFSAEIEKLYQR